One window of the Betta splendens chromosome 21, fBetSpl5.4, whole genome shotgun sequence genome contains the following:
- the LOC114847049 gene encoding CASP8 and FADD-like apoptosis regulator — protein sequence MAQSHQQQLLAINQIIEGLSTSECRILFYLCCGLDLDYDITVLKKTLESRVVCDENGNMYLEQLMLPLKRFDLLRKVLKTSREQVERDVQNRHLLPEYRVLMVNISDDMTKEDLSSFKFLFGSSLPRERIEKAKNFLDFTIELEKQDLVSAESVDLVEQCLRNINRVDLAKKVVKYKTSVATTEQHSYASCLSSASNVCHSVTQSRQRQSPHVENRTAPVYMQQTCRIPADGYKFNTNPRGVCVIIDCVGNDGVMLEQTFMALNFHVSLHKWLSVHDTVAVLRGISKHRANHNADGFVCCIISRGTRNGLLCTDPHGPGLELDKVRCAFNADACPMLAGKPKLFFIQTYGITEPHGRMQHQDGGLETDGYDRMHTHTDRNIPRDADVFWSHCSTDERQLQQGHHRSVYLKALSDALHKGQQRKTKLVDIHVEVNGVLFEHNRWNPGGVYDIDLRHTLIKDLYL from the exons ATGGCCcaatcacaccagcagcagcttctggcgATTAATCAGATCATAGAGGGTCTCAGTACCAGCGAATGCAGGATACTCTTCTACCTGTGTTGTGGTTTGGACTTGGATTATGATATAACCGTTTTGAAGAAAACACTAGAAAGTAGAGTGGTGTGTGATGAGAATGGAAATATGTACTTGGAACAGCTCATGTTGCCCCTCAAGCGCTTTGACCTTCTGAGAAAGGTTCTGAAAACCAGTAGAGAACAGGTAGAGAGGGATGTGCAAAACAGACATCTTCTGCCGGAATACAG AGTGTTGATGGTCAATATAAGTGACGATATGACAAAAGAAGATTTAAGCAGCTTTAAATTCTTGTTTGGCAGCTCTTTACCCCGTGAAAGAATAGAAAAAGCTAAG AATTTCCTGGATTTTACCATCGAACTAGAGAAGCAAGATCTAGTTTCAGCTGAAAGTGTTGACCTAGTGGAGCAATGTTTAAGAAACATTAACAGGGTTGACTTAGCCAAAAAAGTGGTCAAATACAAAACATCAG TTGCAACAACTGAACAACATTCCTATGCTTCT TGTCTTTCCTCTGCTTCAAATGTCTGCCATTCAGTAACGCAATCAAGACAAAGACAGTCTCCTCATGTTG aaaacagaacagcTCCTGTATACATGCAGCAAACCTGCAGG ATTCCAGCTGATGGATACAAATTCAATACCAATCCCAGAGGGGTTTGTGTCATCATAGACTGTGTGGGTAATGATGGAG TTATGCTGGAACAGACATTTATGGCTCTTAATTTCCACGTCTCCCTCCACAAATGGCTGAGTGTTCATGACACAGTTGCCGTATTGAGAGGGATATCCAAGCACAGAGCAAACCACAATGCCGATGGGTTTGTCTGTTGCATTATAAGCCGTGGCACAAGAAATGGTCTCCTGTGCACAGACCCTCACGGCCCAGGCCTTGAGCTGGACAAGGTCAGGTGTGCTTTCAATGCAGACGCGTGTCCCATGCTGGCTGGCAAGCCCAAACTGTTCTTCATCCAGACGTATGGGATCACAGAGCCCCATGGTAGGATGCAACACCAGGACGGTGGTCTGGAGACAGACGGCTATGATAGgatgcatacacatacagatcGCAACATTCCTAGAGATGCCGACGTGTTCTGGAGTCACTGCTCGACGGATGAACGTCAACTGCAACAAGGACACCATCGTTCTGTTTACCTGAAGGCTCTGTCAGATGCTTTGCACAAAGGCCAACAAAG GAAAACCAAGCTGGTTGATATACATGTTGAAGTGAATGGGGTACTgtttgaacacaacagatggaATCCTGGAGGAGTTTATGACATTGATTTGAGACACACTCTAATTAAAGATCTTTACTTATAA